One Mesomycoplasma molare genomic window carries:
- the coaD gene encoding pantetheine-phosphate adenylyltransferase has translation MQSNYMNKAIFPGSFDPFHRGHLSILEKALKLFDFVYLVITLNPDKNQRSSFESKRKIVEQQIKHLKNVEILINQDKLTAELAKELNVNFLIRSARNDIDFNYEIELAVGNKAINNSLETILFFPDENNIKISSTLERHKNFYKNKGK, from the coding sequence ATGCAGTCAAACTATATGAATAAAGCTATTTTCCCCGGAAGTTTTGACCCTTTTCATAGAGGACATTTATCAATTTTAGAAAAGGCTTTAAAATTATTTGATTTTGTATATTTAGTAATAACTTTAAATCCAGATAAAAATCAACGCTCTTCTTTTGAAAGTAAAAGAAAAATCGTTGAACAACAAATTAAGCACTTAAAAAATGTAGAAATTCTTATTAATCAAGACAAATTAACTGCTGAATTAGCTAAAGAATTAAATGTTAATTTTCTAATTAGATCTGCAAGAAATGATATTGATTTTAATTATGAAATAGAATTAGCTGTAGGTAATAAAGCAATTAATAATAGCTTAGAAACAATTTTATTCTTTCCTGATGAAAATAATATAAAAATTAGCTCAACTTTAGAAAGACATAAAAATTTCTACAAAAATAAAGGAAAATAA
- a CDS encoding acetate/propionate family kinase, giving the protein MGGKVLVINAGSSSMKWSLFSKNDFSIVASGIAERVGIEGSFLKINFEGSEIKKEIKLNDHKAAAIETLKLWQKHKIVKKINEVELIGFRVVHGGEYFNDSIKIDSKVIELIGECSKFAPLHNPGALQAINAMLDILPNAKMSATFDTAFHTTIPSINSQYGINREFAQKWGIKKYGMHGISHKFITLKLQEILNKNSVNFVNLHIGNGASLCAVKDSKSFDTSMGFTPLAGIMMGTRSGDIDPAIHEYATEVAGMSLKEFTNLLNKNSGLLGVSGISSDMRDLVKRYKENDENAIFTLNLYAQKIVDYLANYINKVGKKIDALVFTAGIGENSSFIRELVIEKLDLPNLNIELDQNKNNISPSEIKDYLLISSNNSQIPVYVIRTNEELLIAQDAVKLYE; this is encoded by the coding sequence ATGGGTGGAAAAGTATTAGTAATTAATGCCGGTTCCTCTTCTATGAAATGATCATTATTTTCAAAAAATGATTTTTCAATCGTTGCATCTGGAATTGCGGAAAGAGTTGGAATTGAAGGTTCTTTTTTAAAAATAAACTTTGAAGGTTCAGAAATTAAAAAAGAAATAAAATTAAATGATCATAAAGCGGCAGCAATTGAAACATTAAAACTTTGACAAAAACATAAAATAGTAAAAAAAATAAATGAAGTTGAATTAATTGGTTTTAGAGTTGTGCACGGGGGAGAATATTTTAATGATTCTATTAAAATTGATTCTAAGGTTATTGAATTAATTGGTGAATGTTCAAAATTTGCTCCATTACATAATCCAGGAGCATTGCAAGCAATTAATGCTATGTTAGATATTTTACCAAACGCTAAAATGAGCGCTACTTTTGACACAGCATTTCACACTACAATTCCTAGCATAAATTCTCAATATGGAATTAATAGAGAATTTGCTCAAAAATGAGGAATCAAAAAATACGGAATGCACGGAATTAGCCATAAATTCATTACACTTAAATTACAAGAAATCTTAAATAAAAACTCTGTTAACTTTGTTAATTTACACATCGGAAATGGTGCATCTCTTTGTGCGGTAAAAGATTCAAAATCATTTGATACTTCAATGGGATTTACTCCTTTAGCAGGAATAATGATGGGAACTAGAAGTGGTGATATCGATCCTGCAATACACGAATATGCTACTGAAGTTGCAGGAATGTCTTTAAAAGAATTCACTAATTTACTAAATAAAAACTCTGGATTATTAGGAGTTTCTGGTATTTCTTCTGACATGAGAGACTTAGTTAAAAGATATAAAGAAAATGATGAAAATGCAATTTTTACTTTAAATTTATATGCTCAAAAAATTGTTGATTATTTAGCTAACTATATAAATAAAGTTGGTAAAAAAATAGATGCATTAGTATTTACTGCAGGTATTGGTGAAAACTCTAGTTTTATTAGAGAATTAGTGATTGAAAAATTAGATTTACCTAATTTAAATATTGAATTAGATCAAAATAAGAACAATATTTCTCCTTCTGAAATAAAAGATTATTTATTAATTTCTTCTAATAATTCACAGATTCCCGTTTATGTAATTAGAACAAATGAAGAATTATTAATTGCACAAGATGCAGTCAAACTATATGAATAA
- a CDS encoding phosphate acetyltransferase, with translation MHFQKELENKIQSKNKEFNTKKTILLIDGDDERAIKAAELIAKSGLLNAVLLVNKKNDDVSNNIKQEVVSLEKQKEYANLFLELRKGKETPESAEKSMKNNPFYAMMMLKNKEVDGIVGGLNYTTADILRAAFKVIGPKQGIKTISSAMIMHKEEEKFIFSDISVNIKPNSDQLAEIGINAKEFAKNLGLDTNVAFLSFSTDSSAVSEESKLVADAVEKYNSISKDKKAIGEIQFDAAIDPKVRQAKYKKESYSGKTNIFVFPNLDAGNIGYKIAQRLGNYGAIGPVITGIAEPVNDLSRGSTVEDVYNTILITTLQSFKEEK, from the coding sequence ATGCATTTTCAGAAAGAATTAGAAAATAAAATTCAATCAAAAAATAAAGAATTTAATACTAAGAAAACCATTTTATTAATTGACGGAGATGATGAAAGAGCTATTAAAGCTGCTGAATTAATTGCTAAAAGTGGATTATTAAACGCTGTTTTACTAGTAAATAAAAAAAACGATGATGTTTCCAATAATATAAAACAAGAAGTTGTAAGTTTAGAAAAACAAAAAGAATATGCAAACTTATTTCTAGAATTAAGAAAAGGAAAAGAAACTCCAGAATCAGCTGAAAAATCTATGAAAAACAATCCTTTTTATGCAATGATGATGTTAAAAAATAAAGAAGTAGATGGAATAGTTGGAGGGTTGAATTATACAACGGCAGATATTTTAAGAGCTGCTTTTAAAGTGATAGGTCCTAAACAAGGAATAAAAACTATTTCTTCGGCAATGATTATGCACAAAGAAGAAGAAAAATTTATTTTTTCAGACATTTCTGTAAATATAAAACCAAATTCTGATCAACTAGCAGAAATAGGGATAAATGCAAAAGAATTTGCTAAAAATTTAGGATTAGATACTAATGTAGCTTTTCTTTCTTTTTCAACAGATTCATCCGCAGTTAGTGAAGAATCTAAATTAGTAGCTGATGCAGTAGAAAAATATAATTCTATTTCTAAAGATAAAAAAGCTATCGGAGAAATACAATTTGATGCTGCAATAGATCCTAAAGTAAGACAAGCTAAATACAAAAAAGAATCATATTCAGGTAAAACTAATATTTTTGTATTCCCAAATTTAGATGCAGGAAACATTGGTTATAAAATTGCACAAAGATTAGGTAATTATGGTGCAATCGGTCCTGTTATCACAGGAATAGCTGAACCTGTTAATGATTTATCTAGAGGTTCAACAGTTGAAGATGTTTATAATACTATTTTAATAACTACATTACAAAGTTTTAAGGAGGAAAAATAA